In a single window of the Bacillus clarus genome:
- a CDS encoding NCS2 family permease, whose amino-acid sequence MKRYFQFDELGTNYKTEFIAGLTTFLSMAYVLFVNPATLSLGNIKGLPAGTGMDPGAVFVATALAAAIGSLIMGIFAKYPIALAPGMGINAFFAYTAVLTMGIPWQTAIAGTLMSGIIFIILTASGIREKIINAIPVELKFAVAAGIGLFIAFLGFQNAGIIVKNDAVLVGLGDLTKGTTLLAIFGVVITIIFMIKKINGAVFYGMILTAILGVATGLIDTPKAVVGAIPSLEPTFGVALTHFGDIFTVQMGIVIITFFFIDFFDTAGTLVAVANQAGLMKNNKLPRAGKALFADAIATVIGAILGTSTTTSYIESSAGVAAGGRSGFTAVVTAGFFLLALFFSPLLSVVTPAVTAPALIIVGILMVSSLGEIDWKKFEIAVPAFFTIISMPLTYSIATGIAIGFIFYPITMVVSGRRKEIHPIMYVMGVLFVLYFIYVRK is encoded by the coding sequence ATGAAACGTTATTTTCAGTTTGATGAACTCGGCACAAATTATAAAACAGAGTTCATCGCAGGGTTAACGACATTTTTATCTATGGCTTACGTACTATTTGTCAATCCTGCTACACTATCGCTTGGAAACATTAAAGGATTGCCAGCAGGAACAGGAATGGATCCAGGTGCGGTATTTGTTGCCACTGCATTAGCAGCTGCAATTGGTTCGTTAATTATGGGGATTTTTGCTAAGTATCCAATTGCTTTAGCGCCAGGTATGGGAATTAACGCCTTCTTCGCTTATACTGCAGTACTAACAATGGGGATTCCGTGGCAAACAGCAATTGCTGGAACATTAATGTCAGGTATTATCTTCATTATCCTTACCGCTTCTGGTATTCGTGAAAAGATCATTAATGCCATTCCAGTAGAGTTAAAGTTTGCGGTAGCGGCTGGTATTGGATTATTTATTGCCTTTCTTGGTTTTCAAAATGCTGGGATTATAGTAAAGAATGATGCTGTTCTTGTTGGATTGGGGGATTTAACAAAGGGCACAACATTACTTGCGATCTTTGGAGTAGTTATTACGATTATCTTCATGATTAAGAAAATAAATGGTGCAGTTTTCTACGGAATGATTCTTACTGCGATTTTAGGAGTAGCGACAGGGTTAATTGATACACCGAAAGCTGTAGTGGGAGCAATTCCGAGTCTAGAACCGACGTTCGGAGTGGCTTTAACTCACTTTGGAGATATTTTTACTGTTCAAATGGGGATTGTTATTATAACGTTCTTCTTTATTGATTTCTTTGATACAGCAGGTACACTTGTAGCGGTTGCGAATCAAGCAGGATTAATGAAGAACAATAAATTACCACGTGCAGGAAAAGCATTATTTGCAGATGCAATTGCAACTGTAATTGGTGCAATTCTAGGTACATCGACAACAACGTCTTACATCGAATCGTCTGCAGGGGTAGCAGCGGGAGGGCGTTCAGGATTTACGGCAGTTGTAACAGCAGGATTCTTCTTGCTAGCACTTTTCTTCTCGCCGTTACTAAGTGTCGTAACACCAGCTGTAACGGCACCTGCTTTAATTATTGTAGGAATCTTGATGGTTTCGTCTTTAGGGGAAATTGATTGGAAGAAATTCGAAATTGCAGTACCAGCGTTTTTTACAATTATCTCTATGCCACTTACGTATAGCATTGCAACAGGAATTGCGATTGGGTTTATCTTCTATCCAATTACAATGGTTGTGAGTGGTCGTCGTAAAGAGATTCATCCAATTATGTATGTTATGGGAGTTTTATTCGTACTATATTTCATCTACGTTCGTAAATAA
- a CDS encoding response regulator transcription factor — MAEETILVVDDEKEIRDLIAIYLKNEGYKVLQAGDGEEGLRILEENEVHLVVLDIMMPKIDGIHMCMKVREAKEMPIIMLSAKTQDMDKILGLTTGADDYVTKPFNPLELIARIKSQLRRYMKMNGFTIQNEDELEIGDMKINVSTHKVLVGEEEVKLTPREFSILELLARNPGMVFSAEQIYEKVWNERSFQSDNTVMVHIRKIREKTEENPRKPRYIKTVWGVGYKIEKDI; from the coding sequence GTGGCAGAGGAAACAATACTTGTTGTAGATGATGAAAAAGAAATTCGAGATTTAATCGCAATTTACTTAAAGAACGAAGGATATAAAGTTTTACAGGCAGGGGACGGAGAAGAGGGTTTACGTATATTAGAAGAAAATGAAGTGCATTTAGTTGTATTAGATATTATGATGCCGAAAATAGATGGTATCCATATGTGTATGAAAGTAAGGGAAGCGAAGGAGATGCCAATTATTATGCTTTCGGCGAAAACGCAAGATATGGACAAAATTTTAGGATTAACAACAGGGGCGGATGACTATGTAACGAAACCATTTAATCCGTTAGAGTTAATTGCGAGAATTAAATCGCAGCTACGTCGCTATATGAAAATGAATGGCTTCACTATCCAAAATGAAGACGAGTTAGAAATTGGAGATATGAAAATAAATGTTTCAACCCATAAAGTCCTTGTAGGAGAAGAAGAAGTTAAGCTAACTCCAAGGGAATTTTCAATTTTAGAATTGCTAGCTCGTAATCCAGGGATGGTCTTTAGTGCAGAACAAATTTATGAAAAGGTTTGGAATGAACGATCTTTCCAATCTGATAATACTGTCATGGTGCATATTCGAAAAATACGTGAGAAAACAGAGGAGAATCCGAGAAAACCAAGATATATAAAAACAGTATGGGGAGTGGGGTATAAGATTGAAAAAGATATTTAA
- a CDS encoding sensor histidine kinase — MKKIFKPFMYMYKKIRGVIERIVKSIRRSIRIQLITAFTACALLGLFVSTKIVAPIFEDANQTAEINYRDGMEQINRKAQSTAEMMVTENKLDALQNMIEAENQNLEQGHEAFKILITDENGKVLYKTKQAQEEQINLHNTIRNVTSFAINYSNNNDIERSRKEFIAFSPITIEGKNLYMFVSGIPQGEVVYYKVEGPFPFLIGILVFIFSFFYITKRKMKQIEAMAHGVKEIEKGNLAYRIEKKGEDEIAALTENINNMAEELMNNIEKERKLEKQKNELITNVSHDLRTPLTSIMGYLRLLRDSKYENKEQHDEYMRVAFAKSEQLKNLIEDLFEYTKLTNEQVMLEKQEVCVNELLDQLIEELVPQAEEHGLTFVKRFPEERAYAAIDSEKMVRVFDNLLMNAIKYSKDDGEIKVSLQRQRRDIQIVIANHSEEFTREELGNLFERFYKKDQSRSRVTEGSGLGLAIAKSIVELQGGSIRAEYEGGIVQFIVSLPIIEK; from the coding sequence TTGAAAAAGATATTTAAGCCTTTTATGTATATGTATAAGAAAATAAGAGGGGTAATTGAAAGGATAGTAAAGAGTATTCGCCGGAGCATAAGAATCCAGCTTATTACTGCTTTTACTGCGTGTGCGTTGTTAGGTCTTTTTGTATCGACGAAGATAGTAGCTCCAATTTTTGAGGATGCAAATCAAACTGCTGAAATTAATTATAGGGATGGCATGGAGCAAATTAATCGTAAAGCTCAAAGTACAGCAGAAATGATGGTTACGGAGAATAAGTTAGATGCTTTGCAAAATATGATAGAGGCAGAAAATCAAAACTTAGAGCAGGGGCATGAAGCTTTTAAAATATTAATTACTGATGAAAATGGTAAGGTTCTGTATAAAACGAAGCAGGCACAAGAAGAGCAAATTAATTTGCATAATACAATTCGCAATGTGACATCATTTGCTATCAATTATTCAAATAATAATGATATTGAAAGATCAAGAAAAGAATTTATTGCTTTTTCACCTATTACAATTGAAGGTAAGAACTTATATATGTTTGTGAGTGGAATTCCTCAAGGAGAGGTAGTGTACTATAAAGTAGAAGGACCATTTCCATTTTTAATTGGTATCCTCGTATTTATTTTCTCTTTCTTCTATATAACAAAGAGAAAGATGAAGCAAATTGAAGCGATGGCACATGGTGTAAAAGAAATAGAAAAAGGAAATTTAGCGTATCGTATCGAGAAAAAGGGTGAAGATGAAATCGCTGCATTAACTGAGAATATTAATAACATGGCAGAAGAACTTATGAATAATATAGAAAAGGAACGTAAATTAGAAAAGCAGAAAAACGAGCTTATTACGAATGTATCCCATGATTTGCGTACACCACTTACTTCTATTATGGGATACTTACGATTACTTAGAGACTCTAAATATGAAAATAAAGAACAACACGATGAGTATATGAGGGTTGCTTTTGCAAAGTCAGAGCAGTTAAAGAATTTAATAGAAGATCTATTTGAGTATACGAAATTAACGAATGAACAAGTTATGTTGGAAAAACAAGAAGTATGTGTAAATGAGTTGCTTGATCAATTAATAGAAGAATTAGTACCGCAGGCAGAAGAACATGGACTTACGTTTGTTAAGAGATTTCCTGAGGAACGTGCATATGCGGCGATTGACTCGGAAAAGATGGTCCGTGTATTTGATAACTTATTAATGAATGCGATTAAGTATAGTAAAGATGATGGAGAGATAAAAGTTTCTCTTCAAAGGCAGCGCCGGGATATACAAATTGTTATCGCGAATCATAGTGAAGAGTTTACGAGAGAAGAGTTAGGGAACTTGTTTGAACGGTTTTATAAGAAAGATCAATCTAGAAGTAGAGTAACAGAAGGATCGGGGCTTGGGTTAGCTATTGCGAAAAGTATTGTTGAGTTGCAAGGTGGTAGTATTCGAGCTGAGTATGAGGGCGGAATTGTTCAGTTTATCGTTTCGTTACCAATTATAGAAAAATAA